Proteins co-encoded in one Brassica oleracea var. oleracea cultivar TO1000 chromosome C4, BOL, whole genome shotgun sequence genomic window:
- the LOC106336799 gene encoding UDP-glycosyltransferase 71B2-like translates to MKLELVLIPSASHGHLPPFVELSKLLVDGHDDLSITVIVIPPRQELRTPSLSSYISSLSTMPRDRIRFIFLSDADRLNSPNTEPDFRSYSERYKPAVKATVAKLNDPARPDLSKLVGFVVDMFCTQMIDVANEFNVPSYLFYPSSAAFLGLQVHMQYLCDVEKYDVGELRDSDAELEVPFLTRSLPAKCVPSVMLNKEWLSVVLSHARRFQETKGVLIDTFAELEPQAVKFISGGDSSLPEVYAVGPVGLGSVDDNQTDEVLRWLHDQPYRSVVFLCFGSMGGFSEEQAKEISIALERSDYRFIWCLRRAAPTGPPREFANLEEVLPEGFLDRTAEIGKVISWAPQRAVLASPAVGGFVSHCGWNSILESVWFGVPVATWPLYAEQQLNAFEMVEEMGLAVEIRNHFQGEYMAAAETNRELITAEEIERRIGCLMKQDSDVRDRVKKMSEKSHVAVMDGGSSHHALVRFIQDVTDNISSESCG, encoded by the coding sequence ATGAAACTGGAGCTAGTCCTCATACCATCAGCTAGTCACGGCCACCTGCCGCCATTCGTTGAGTTATCTAAGCTCCTCGTCGACGGCCATGACGATCTCTCCATCACCGTCATCGTCATCCCTCCCAGACAAGAACTCCGTACGCCAAGCCTTTCCTCCTACATCTCCTCTCTCTCCACTATGCCTAGAGACCGCATACGCTTCATCTTCCTATCCGACGCCGATAGGTTAAACTCTCCTAACACCGAGCCGGATTTCCGTTCATACTCGGAGAGGTATAAACCGGCGGTGAAAGCCACGGTAGCTAAACTTAATGACCCGGCCCGACCGGATTTGAGTAAGCTTGTTGGGTTCGTGGTGGACATGTTCTGCACGCAAATGATCGATGTTGCAAACGAGTTCAACGTCCCAAGTTACTTGTTCTATCCTTCCAGTGCAGCGTTTCTTGGTTTGCAGGTTCACATGCAATATCTTTGCGACGTTGAAAAGTACGACGTGGGCGAGTTGAGAGACTCGGACGCTGAGTTGGAAGTCCCGTTTCTGACTCGCTCTTTACCGGCGAAGTGCGTCCCCTCCGTGATGTTAAACAAGGAGTGGTTATCCGTTGTTTTGAGCCACGCCAGAAGGTTCCAAGAAACAAAGGGTGTTTTGATAGATACGTTTGCTGAGCTGGAGCCTCAAGCTGTGAAGTTCATCTCTGGTGGAGATAGCTCTCTTCCTGAGGTGTATGCAGTTGGACCGGTTGGTCTAGGTTCGGTCGACGATAACCAAACGGATGAGGTTCTACGGTGGCTCCATGACCAGCCGTACCGATCCGTTGTGTTCCTATGCTTTGGAAGCATGGGAGGTTTCAGTGAGGAACAAGCTAAAGAGATATCAATCGCCCTTGAAAGAAGTGACTATCGTTTCATTTGGTGTCTTCGCCGTGCTGCACCAACGGGACCTCCCAGAGAGTTCGCAAATCTTGAAGAGGTTCTCCCGGAGGGGTTTCTAGACCGGACAGCGGAGATAGGGAAGGTTATAAGTTGGGCTCCACAGAGGGCCGTCCTGGCGAGTCCAGCCGTTGGGGGATTTGTGTCCCACTGTGGTTGGAACTCGATACTCGAAAGTGTATGGTTCGGAGTTCCAGTTGCCACGTGGCCGCTTTATGCTGAGCAACAGCTGAACGCATTCGAGATGGTGGAGGAGATGGGGCTGGCCGTGGAGATTAGGAATCATTTTCAAGGAGAATATATGGCTGCGGCGGAGACAAATAGGGAGTTGATAACAGCGGAGGAGATAGAGAGAAGAATCGGGTGCTTGATGAAGCAGGATAGCGACGTGAGAGATAGAGTGAAGAAGATGAGTGAGAAGAGTCACGTGGCAGTTATGGACGGTGGATCTTCCCACCATGCTCTTGTAAGGTTTATTCAAGACGTCACTGACAATATATCTTCTGAATCTTGTGGTTAA
- the LOC106341111 gene encoding long chain acyl-CoA synthetase 6, peroxisomal-like: MKERLFNAAYNSKKQALLNGKNASAIWDRLVFNKIKDKLGGRVRFMTSGASPMSPEVMEFMKICFGARVLEGYGMTETACVISGMNEGDNLIGHVGSPNPACEIKLVDVPEMNYTSADQPHPRAKFVLGAFCFSRLLQR; the protein is encoded by the exons ATGAAAGAGAGGCTCTTCAATGCTGCCTATAATTCAAAGAAGCAGGCTCTCCTAAACG GAAAGAATGCTTCTGCAATATGGGATAGGCTGGTTTTCAATAAGATAAAGGACAAACTTGGAGGCCGGGTTCGTTTTATGACGTCTGGGGCTTCACCTATGTCTCCTGAAGTCATGGAATTCATGAAAAT ATGCTTTGGAGCAAGGGTTTTAGAGGGATATGGGATGACTGAAACAGCTTGTGTTATAAGTGGAATGAACGAGGGAGATAACCTCATTGGACATGTTGGCTCTCCTAATCCAGCTTGTG AAATAAAGCTTGTGGATGTCCCGGAAATGAACTACACATCGGCAGATCAGCCCCATCCCCGCGCAAAATTTGTGTTAGGGGCCTTTTGTTTTTCGAGGCTATTACAAAGATGA
- the LOC106339833 gene encoding uncharacterized protein LOC106339833 has product MTTKTCLVFFLSSLLITNIALAQDRAPHGLAYETPVAFSPSEFDFFHAQPENPDATLDPCAESGCSPLPVAAKVQGGSAKEQQSEIATMSIGSRTGMGAGGAVMIILGLVFPMLM; this is encoded by the coding sequence ATGACTACAAAGACTTGTCTCGTCTTCTTCCTCTCTTCTCTACTCATCACAAACATCGCCTTAGCGCAAGACCGAGCTCCTCACGGGTTGGCTTATGAGACCCCAGTGGCGTTTTCACCTTCTGAATTTGACTTCTTCCATGCACAACCAGAAAACCCGGATGCCACGTTAGACCCTTGCGCTGAATCCGGCTGCTCGCCTCTCCCTGTGGCTGCGAAGGTTCAAGGAGGTTCTGCAAAAGAACAGCAAAGCGAGATAGCAACAATGTCAATTGGTTCCAGAACCGGAATGGGAGCTGGTGGTGCGGTCATGATCATCCTTGGACTTGTGTTTCCCATGCTGATGTGA